The Fusarium falciforme chromosome 7, complete sequence genome window below encodes:
- a CDS encoding A-deaminase domain-containing protein produces MTISKRSWLQGLPKAELHLHLEGTVTPETLVTLSARHDSTPLTLQQARELYAYRDFVHFLHTFRLVLDRLQTPEDYALIVKEMMRNLHDQGVVHAEVYISWGNILHRKPHLDIEDVMAAIELARAEVFRDVGGPSIFWIADANRAWSVQEAGQVFGLAAKLKERFPAIVGIGLGGDEVGGPVEWFEQVYADAKKAGLRLTAHVGEATGPERGPSQIRAALKMGVERIGHCLVAQHDESLMRLLSKQHIPVEINITSNILTGCCPSVEAHPLPKYLEKGMLCVLNSDDPAMFGSTCLDEYVLASDVFSLDLEAMRGLARNSITASFLPEKIQSQFLLRIDAYGVLEESSRE; encoded by the coding sequence ATGACTATCTCCAAGCGATCCTGGCTGCAAGGCTTGCCCAAAGCCGAGCTTCACCTCCACCTCGAAGGCACCGTTACGCCCGAGACCCTAGTCACATTATCAGCACGCCATGACTCGACACCGCTCACTCTGCAGCAAGCCCGCGAGCTATACGCCTACAGGGACTTCGTGCACTTTCTACATACATTCCGGCTGGTTCTCGACCGTCTTCAGACACCAGAGGACTATGCCCTGATCGTCAAAGAGATGATGCGGAACTTGCATGATCAGGGCGTTGTCCACGCCGAGGTCTACATTTCATGGGGGAACATCCTGCATCGGAAGCCTCACCTTGACATAGAAGATGTGATGGCTGCAATCGAGCTTGCGAGGGCTGAAGTTTTCCGCGACGTTGGAGGTCCGTCTATTTTCTGGATTGCAGACGCAAATCGGGCCTGGAGTGTTCAAGAGGCTGGCCAAGTCTTTGGACTTgcagccaagctcaaggagcgcTTTCCAGCTATCGTTGGAATCGGCCTAGGTGGTGATGAAGTCGGTGGACCTGTTGAATGGTTTGAGCAAGTCTACGCTGACGCCAAGAAGGCGGGCTTGCGGCTCACGGCTCATGTGGGAGAGGCCACCGGCCCTGAACGGGGACCATCGCAGATCCGCGCTGCACTGAAGATGGGAGTAGAGAGAATCGGTCATTGCTTGGTTGCACAGCATGATGAGAGTCTCATGCGCTTGCTCTCTAAGCAGCATATTCCAGTGGAGATCAATATCACCTCCAATATCTTGACTGGCTGTTGCCCGTCGGTTGAGGCTCATCCTCTGCCGAAGTACCTGGAGAAGGGTATGCTCTGTGTGCTCAATTCGGATGACCCAGCCATGTTTGGCTCTACGTGTCTAGATGAGTACGTCCTAGCTAGCGATGTGTTCTCCCTAGATCTCGAGGCGATGCGGGGGTTGGCTCGGAATTCCATCACGGCGAGTTTTCTACCGGAGAAGATCCAGAGCCAGTTCTTATTAAGGATTGATGCTTATGGGGTATTAGAGGAAAGTTCTAGAGAATAA
- a CDS encoding MFS domain-containing protein → MGKDNSGEKSAKANAVGEELAAVLPNDGPWYRQKHLIKLNFCILSLIMFSSSNGYDGSLMNGLLALPQWHGFMDSPTGAWLGFINAIYSLGSVIVYPTAAWICNKYGRKLGIWVGYSFLVLGTALQTAANGDVAFVLARLFLGSASGFFLSVPLLIAENAYPPQRGVASSLYNCGWYVGSVVAAWTTFATRNMDHWSWRIPSLLQIAIPLAALPGFLMIDESPRWLVSVDRVEEARRILAKIHTGGDMNAPLIAFEMTEIEATLRAEKEASDSTSWSDLYSTPGNRHRLFISVSLGVFAQWSGNGVVSYYLAMVLETVGIKSVTDQTLISACLQLWNLIWASTAAALVDKVGRRALFLASGTIMLISYIIITGLSAGFAATQNSSTGIAVIPFLFIYFFGYDIALTPLLVAYPVEIWPYSLRAKGLSVTFLTTLAAVFFNIFVNPIALDAIQWKYYFVFIIVLVAMLVTVWFYYPETRGHTLENMAWIFDGDRAATTVTMAEDAIKMSNMAHLENAENADGPKAR, encoded by the exons ATGGGCAAAGACAACTCAGGCGAAAAGTCTGCAAAGGCAAATGCGGTTGGTGAAGAACTAGCTGCTGTCTTACCCAATGACGGGCCATGGTACAGGCAGAAAcatctcatcaagctcaactTTTGCATTCTTTCGCTCATCATGTTTTCTTCATCTAACGGATACGACGGGAGCTTGATGAATGGATTGTTGGCCCTGCCCCAGTGGCATGGCTTCATGGATAGTCCAACGGGTGCGTGGTTGGGAttcatcaacgccatctACTCGCTCGGCAGTGTCATCGTCTACCCCACCGCGGCATGGATCTGCAACAAATACGGTCGAAAGCTCGGCATCTGGGTTGGATATTCCTTCCTCGTTCTTGGAACCGCCTTGCAGACGGCAGCTAATGGCGACGTTGCCTTTGTTTTGGCTCGATTGTTCCTGGGCTCTGCCTCGGGATTCTTCCTTTCGGTGCCGctcctcatcgccgagaATGCCTACCCTCCTCAGCGCGGCGTTGCCTCCAGTCTGTACAACTGTGGCTGGTACGTAGGCTCTGTTGTTGCGGCATGGACGACTTTTGCTACAAGAAACATGGATCACTGGTCCTGGAGGATCCCATCTCTGCTCCAGATTGCCATTCCTCTCGCCGCATTGCCGGGATTCCTCATGATTGACGAGTCCCCTCGATGGCTCGTATCTGTCGATCGGGTAGAAGAAGCACGGAGGATCCTTGCCAAGATTCATACCGGAGGAGACATGAATGCGCCGCTCATCGCATTCGAGATGACCGAAATCGAGGCGACACTCAGGGCTGAAAAGGAAGCCAGTGACTCCACCTCGTGGTCTGACCTATATAGCACCCCTGGTAACAGGCACCGTCTGTTCATCAGCGTCAGCCTAGGAGTCTTTGCACAGTGGAGTGGTAACGGGGTCGTCAGCTATTATTTGGCCATGGTCTTG GAAACCGTGGGAATCAAATCTGTCACAGACCAGACCTTGATTTCGGCATGCCTCCAACTTTGGAACCTCATCTGGGCCTCCACCGCTGCGGCACTCGTTGACAAAGTTGGCCGCCGAGCTTTGTTTCTAGCTTCT GGAACCATCATGCTAATCTCCTATATCATCATCACGGGTCTTTCGGCAGGGTTTGCTGCGACCCAGAATTCTTCGACGGGTATCGCCGTTATCCCTTTTCTTTTCAT CTACTTCTTTGGATATGACATCGCCCTCACTCCACTTCTGGTTGCCTATCCTGTCGAGATTTGGCCCTACAGCCTGCGTGCCAAGGGGCTCTCAGTTACCTTTCTGACTACGCTTGCCGCAGTCTTCTTCAACATATTCGTCAACCCCATTGCGCTTGACGCCATTCAGTGGAAGTACTACTTCGTGTTCATCATTGTCTTGGTGGCAATGCTTGTGACGGTCTGGTTTTACTACCCCGAAACTCGAGGTCATACTCTAGAGAACATGGCCTGGATTTTTGATGGGGATAGAGCAGCCACTACCGTTACCATGGCGGAGGATGCGATCAAGATGAGTAACATGGCTCATCTGGAGAATGCGGAGAATGCGGACGGGCCAAAGGCCAGATAA